A stretch of Lentisphaerota bacterium DNA encodes these proteins:
- a CDS encoding phosphoribosylglycinamide formyltransferase: MVDVNGETKLMRIGVLGSGSGSNMQAILDAVKAGTLDARVVCVIADVPDAGILERGRRHGIPSYYIDPAPYKTKLEGAAEARCIEVLRGQGVDTVVLAGFMRIVKRGLLQAFGGRVLNIHPALLPAFPGLRAWEQALAHGVTVTGCTVHFVDEGTDTGPIIVQRAVPVQPGDTAATLHARIQTAEHEAYPEALRLLASGRLRISGRAVTVAH, translated from the coding sequence ATGGTAGACGTGAATGGCGAAACGAAACTGATGAGAATCGGCGTGCTGGGGTCGGGCTCGGGAAGCAACATGCAGGCGATCCTCGACGCCGTGAAGGCGGGAACGCTTGACGCCCGGGTCGTGTGCGTGATCGCCGACGTGCCGGACGCGGGCATCTTGGAGCGGGGCCGGCGGCACGGCATTCCGTCCTATTACATCGATCCCGCGCCCTACAAGACCAAGCTCGAAGGCGCCGCCGAGGCTCGCTGCATCGAGGTGTTGCGCGGGCAGGGCGTCGACACGGTCGTTCTGGCGGGCTTCATGCGGATTGTCAAGCGCGGCCTGTTGCAGGCGTTCGGCGGCCGCGTGTTGAACATCCATCCCGCGCTGCTCCCCGCTTTTCCGGGCCTCAGGGCCTGGGAGCAAGCGCTGGCCCACGGCGTCACCGTCACGGGATGCACCGTTCATTTTGTGGACGAGGGGACCGACACCGGCCCGATCATCGTCCAGCGCGCCGTGCCGGTGCAGCCGGGCGACACTGCGGCGACGTTGCACGCCCGCATCCAGACGGCCGAGCACGAGGCCTACCCCGAAGCCCTTCGGCTTCTCGCCTCCGGCCGGCTGCGGATTTCGGGTCGCGCCGTGACCGTCGCCCACTGA